TTCGAGTGTCGCGCCAGCGATCCGCTCTGCAGCCCGCTGGCCGCACTGTTGCTGTACGGTCAGCAGCGCTTTCGGCCCTGCCGCGGCGGACCGACAACGACGGCAACTTTTTACGGCTACGCCGGTGCGGCTGGCGGCGATGAGGGACGAAGTGTGTGCCTCACCGCCAACGGAGGCATTGTACTCGCTGGCAGCGTCGCTGCAGACATACCAACCCTGGGCGGAAAGTCAGCGCTCAATCCTTATGCTGGCGCCGGTCAAAACGGATTGATCGTTCGCCTCGACGGAAGCGGTGCAGTGGACTGGTACAGCTTTGTTGGTGCGGCCGGCGGAAATGTCTTCTTGAATTCGATCAGCGAAACTGCGGACGGCGGAGTCATTCTTTTTGGATATTCCTCCGTCAATATCGCTGCGCTTGGCGGTCTTACTCCACGCAACGCCTACACAGGCGCCAACGACGACCTCGCAGTGAAATTGAATTCATCGGGCGTCGTTCAGTGGTATACCTTTCTCGGCGCCGGCGGCGATGATCAGGGCAAGAGCGTAATCGGCCTGGGCGACGGTTCCGTTCTTGCGGCCAGCACCAGCGGCGCCAACGTACCCTCCTTGCAGGGCAAGAGCCCGGTCAATGCTCATAGCGGAGGGAGCGACGGCCGCCTCTGCAAACTGGACAGTAACGGCGATGTGCAGTGGTACACCTTCTTTGGCGATCTGGCGGCGGTGAACTTTGTGTTTGGTCTTAGCAGTGAATCGGACGGCGGCGCCGTTCTGGCCAGCAGCGTCAGCGCCAATGTTCCGGCTATTGAAGGCCATGCGCCGCTCAATGCCTACGTTGGCGGCTACGACGGGATGCTGGCGCGCTTTGATGCCAGCGGCCACTTGCAGTGGTACACCTTTGCTGGCAGTGCGGGCTTTGATCAGTACTTGAGCGTCGACGTCGATTCTCAAGGTAAAATCGCGATTAGCGGAACTGTTCTGGCAAACTTAGCCAGCCTGGAAGGGCATTCGCCGCTGATCCCCTTTGCCGGCGCTGGCGATGGCATTGTGGCGCGCTACAATCCAGAAGGGACGCTGGATTGGTATTCAATGATCGGCGGAGGCGGCGCGGATCAACTTAACGCTGTCGCCTTTGATGCAACGGATAACGTCTACGCGGCCGGTCTGGTCGGCGGCGGAATTGTCAGTCTTGGCGGTCAAGCGCCCCGCAACGCATTTTCGGCAGCAAACGATTTGCTTGCTGTCAAATTCAGTCCGACCGGCGCCGTGCAATGGTTTACAATGCTTGGGGCCGCCGGCGATGATCGAGCGACCAGCATTGTGCCAACGCCATCTGGCGGCGCTGCCTTCAACGGATACTCTGATGCCAGCGCGCCAACTCTGCAGGGTAAGACAGCGGTTCTACCCTACGCCGGCGGCGTAGATCTCTTTTTTGGACGCATCGATGCCAACGGCGATCTCTAGGCGGAGAAACAATGGCAACCGGTAAATTAGCTCGGTCGCCGGGCCTTGATGCGGACGACTGCCATGGATAACGAGCGGATGCTTGTCTACCGTCTGGCTGATGTTCCCGACGACTATCAGCTCATCGAAGAGATCGAGTTAACCGTGAAATGGGAAACGGCGCTCAGCGAAGACGCCGGCAATCAAAGCTTCACCGGCATTGATGAATTGAACCAGCTGCTCCGGCAGCGAGTCGAACGGATTCTGTCCGAAAAGCAGGCACGCTGCGCCCGGGTGGTCCACGAAACTGTGACCCACACAACCAACTATGGCGCCGGCGCGAGGGTAATGCTAGGACAGTACCGCATCGATCTTTTTGCGCCGACAGCGCCGGTTAGCTGAGTCGACAGCATAGCAATTGAACGTGAACAATGCTCGCCTTGTTGAAGCTAAGAATTTCGTCCTCAATCGGACGGCTACGCCGCAGCGCTTGCGCCCTGCAGCGCGCTTCGCAGCCGCCTGGCATCGCTGCGACTCAAGTTGCGAAATGCAATTCCACAACCGTCGGCATCGATACGCACCAGACCGGCATCCAGAGCAAAACTTTCGCCGCCCAGATCAAACTGCAATTTCAGCGACGCTCCCGGCGATAGCCGACCTGCGTCCCATGCGACATAAACGCCGCGATCGCTGGCGTCGCGCATAACAACCGACTGGCCTTCCACCCGTACAGGAAATTCTACCGGTACGCGTCGCTGAAAGCGCCAGCCTCGAGGATACATGCGCAGGTAGGGAGCGGCTATATCGCGTCTTACAAAAACAAAGATCGCCGCGATAGCCGCACAGGTTTCGAGCAGTGCAACCAAATTGTAACGCGAAACAGCGGTCGAAAGTGCGTAGATATTGTAGAGAATCAATAGCACCCCGAAGACCAGGAAGGAGTACCAGCCCCAGCGTTTTACGCGGAGCAGTCCGATCCCTACCGGAATGGCCAGTACCATCAAAGCCAGTTCTATTAGATTAAGACGACTGAGTATTTTGATCGGGTATTGCGGCGGTATCAGGAGATGATAGGAAACAGCAAGGTAATTGAATAGAGGCAACAACAACAGGATCAGACCCGAGATCAGCAGCGATCGGGGCATCTTCATTCTGCGGCGGCGATCAGATGGCAAAGCGGTTTGGCTCATTTCCAGTCCATCAGGCGGCAAAGCGCGACAATCTGTCAAGAATGAGCGGCAAATTGCGCTCCCGGGCGACGTTCAAGTCTGAGCCAAAAAATCAAAAGTGATTCAAAAATTTTTGAGAAGGGCAACGGCCCAAATCGTAGATTCCCTGCCGTTGCCATACGCAGGAATTGCTACGAAGCGCGTGCAGGCAAGGCTACACGGAGTGACAATGTGAAGCTTGAACGATTAACCTGGCCAGTACTGGCCTTCCTGGCCTTAGCCAACTGTCTAGGCATTTCCAACCCCCTGGACGGAACAGAGGACGAAGGCGTTAGCCCGCTGGCGTGGCTGCTTGCAGCAGCGCCAGCCGCTGTACCGGGACAAATACCCGGTTTCGATCCGGCCAACCCGCAGCAAATGACCTCGCAGTATGTTGTCGCTGAACAGGGCGCCACACTCTACCTGAACAACGAAGTCCAGCTTCATATTCCGCCTGGCTCGCTGGAAGAGGACACCTTAATCGAGATTCGCAAACTTGAGACCCCCACTGCTGCGCCCATGCAGGGCTTCCATGACCTGGGACAGGCCTACGAATTGCTGCCCTCCGGGACGACCTTTGATCCCGCAAATCCCGCAACGCTGCAGATCCGCTACAACGCTGTCGCGATGGCCGATGCCTCCCTCGATCCGCAACTGAGCGAGGTCATGTACTACAATGAGGAGAATCAGAGCTATATTGGCGTGCCCAACTACGTCGATGTATCGAACGGGACTATTACGGCCGAGGTGACGCACTTTACACAATACATCCCCGCGGCCCTCGGTTATCAGGCCGCGAGCACCGCTCCCAGGATAGTGATATTGGATACATTCCCCGCTACGCCGGTCGCTGGCGCCCCGCTATATGTTCGCGTACGCGTTGAACAGGGCACGCCGCAGCCGCTTGGGGCAATCGCTGAAGTAAATCTTACTTATCAACGTCTGCTGGGAGGCGCCTCTGCACCAGTAACAGTCGAGATGCAGCCTATTGAAGGTGCGGACCCTGCACTTGCGGGTTCTACCCTCGCGGAAAGATTTCGCGAAAACGTGTACGGCTACATGATCCCCGCCTCCGTGTGGGCGAGCGATCCATGCACTGCGGGGCAAGTCGGCGCAGGCCCTGAGCTGTCGCTACAGGTTTCGGCGCTGGACAATGTCAATCGCACGGCGAGCTCGGCCTTCCCCCAGAATATTAATCAGATATTGATTCCGGGCACCGCAGGTTTACATTCCAGGCAGGACGATTCAGCTCTGCCAGCTATGCGACCGCCACCAATCACTGCCGGCTTCTACCGGACTTATCAGCTAACTGCGCAATTTCGGAATGCTTGCGGCGGCCCCGCTGCCGGAACCAAAGCCATGGCAGTTGAGCAAAACCAGATCGTTCCTTTCCCAATTGCACCGGGCGCTGCACCGGAACAGCAGAATCGGGCGATCGCCAATCCCGCGTACAATACTATTACCGTGCTTGGCAGGCAGGCTGGGGACTACAGCCTGCTCGTGAACTACACGGCAATGGATGCTCCTTTTCTCGCCATCAAAATTCTCCCCGGCCAAATCAAGACCATTCAAGTGCTTGATACGAATGGCGCGGTTCCGGCAGGTCCGATTGTAGTATATGGACGGGACACCTACGCAATGGACGCACGAGGCGTGGATGCCTACGGAAACTACATACCCATTCTACCATCGTCCTGGAATATTGATGCAGCCGGCGGCGCCGTTGACGCGAACGGTGTTGTATCTACTTCGAACAATCCAGTAATCGCAAATGTAAGCGCTACGCTTGGCGCAAAAACCTCGCCGGCGGTGCAGCTCAACATTATTCCGCGCTTCAGGGTCACTGCAAATGTGACGGGCCTGGTTGGCACGGCGAGACTCTCCGTAGATGGCAATCCCGAACCGGCAACAATCAACGCCGATGGCGTTTATCCGCTAACTGGCTGGGCGGCAAACTATGCGCAGGTAACAGTTGGATCGGCCCTGAATCCCTTTATGGGCGCCTGCAATGGAGAGGTTGCGATGGTGGTCGATGCAGATCTCACTGTCCCGGTTCGGTGTGTTCAAATCGTAAGCGGCAACGTCTACTCTGCAACGCCTCCGGTCATACCGGCCAATGCAAAGGCAATTACGGCCGCTGGCGCTCCCTCGGCTGGAGCGATCAATGGCGTCGGTGGCGCCGCTCGATTTCATCATCCGAATGGCGTAACAACGGATGGTCGCTATATCTACATCGCTGACCAGCTAAACCATGCCATTCGTCGCTATGACACCAGAACAGCAATTGTGGACACCTTAGCTGGCGCTTCTTATACCTCAGGTTCATTGAATGGCCCAGCCCTCGGAGCTCGCTTCAATGAGCCTTACGGAATCACGACCGATGGATCCAATCTATTCGTGACGGAGATCGGCGGGCACACGGTGCGAAAGATTGACCTGTTTACTCGCCAGGTCAGCACCGTAGCAGGAGTTGCCGGCTCGCCTGGAATTACGGACAATACAAACGTGGGTGCACAATTCAACCAGCCGCGAGGGATCATTACAGACGGCGCCTATCTATATGTTGCCGATCTAAACAATCATGCTGTGCGACGCATCAATCTGGCGACGCAATATGTGGATACCCTGGTCGGCACTATCGGTCTAGCCGGGGACGTACTCGGAACGGGTGCGACAGCTCGTATCTATCAACCGCAGTCGCTGGCAACAGACGGATCACGGATCTTTCTGGCGCATGGCGGCGGAAGTATCAGTTACTCCATTCGTCAGATCGATCCTGCGACCAGAGCACTGACTGCCTTTGCGGCTACCGGCGAACCAAGCCTGGCATTTGGAGCAATCACGTATGCCGGCGGAATATTGTACATGGCGCAATATACTGGCGCAAGCGACGGCGGCGGGCCGCTCTATCGTCTGCGAACAACGGATGCAAGCGGATCGCCGGTAGGATTCCTGGGTACGGATCCCATTGCCAACGACATCTACGGGCTGACATTTGACGGCAACCGTCTCTACGCTGCGGAATGGCGGCTCCACCGGTTGCATTTCATTCAATAGGCAACTTGTTCGCAAAGGGCTCCTGTAGATCTGCGAGGGGAGCGAAAGAGCCCGCACCGTTTCCGGTGCGGGCTCCTTTTTCCTAAGCGGGACATCATCTTCGGCACAATCAAATCTTTGACCATTTTTACTATTGACTGGGGCAAAGGATTGTCCGGCCCCCCCTGCATGATCAATATTGACCGCCGTCGCCAGGCTGCGATTGCCCTCGCCCTCTGGGCTGCAGTCTGCTGCGCTGCGCCCTTCCTTGTGTCTCCGCTGGGCGCCAGGCCGCTGCACGAAAATGAGATCTCGGTTCGGCTGCAGTATGAGGAACTTCGTCAACGAAGTTATCTATTTGCGGCGCAGGACGCTCAGCTCAGATCCTATGGCTACCTTCCTGGATCGGTTTCCGGGGACCAAAGCTACTCCACGCCGCTGGCGTTTGGCTATGGTCTGAGCGATCAATTTGAACTTGGCTTCAAGGCAAAAACCTATACCCTGGAAAACCCGCGCCGGACCGTTGCGCTTTCATCGTTCTATCCGGCGGCATCCCTGGGCTATGGCCGCATCGAGACCAGGGAATTTGAACTCTATGGCGCTTACCACTGGCAGTTGAGCGATGCCCTGTACCTGAGCGCGGCAGTGGGTCCTATCTTTCGCAGAATTGATAGCCATGCTGCAGCAAGTTTCGAATCTTCCTTCAGCGAAGAACAAACACGGGCTTTTGGCGCGGTCGCAGCCATTTCTCTGGAAGTACAGCCTTCGCCGCTCTTCTACCTGCGCGCTACCGGACGCTGGTATCGCGCATCCGGACTGTGGCGATACAACAATTCATTTGCGTCAGGCAACTATGCCGCAACATCGTATTCGGGCGAGGGCGATCGCGCGCGCATCATTGGGACCTCGCTGGGCGCCGAAATTGGAATTCAGGCCTCGGACAATATTACCTTTTTCATTGCACAAACCTATAGCAATCAATCCTTTCAGGTAAATCACTTCAACGTAGTATCCTTTCCAGGCAGCACGGGAGTTCCGGATTCGGCAAGGATTGCACTGGGGCGTGTCGGCGTGCAACAGGATGACCTTCGCGAGACTGGGCTCGGGGTCGAATTCCGCTTTTGAATCGGGAAGACTTGCCAGGGTTCGGCCCTCGTCGTCCCCAATCCCGCTTGCCAGCGCAGCAAGGCCCCGCTGATAGTTGGCCATGCACAAGCTCGTACTGATTCGCCATGGCGAAAGCGTCTGGAATAAGGAAAACCTCTTCACCGGCTGGACCGATGTGCCGCTATCAGAGAAGGGCGTCTCCGAAGCGATGGAGGCCGGCCGTCTGCTGAAAGCAAAGGGTTTCAGCTTTGATCTGGCCTTCACCTCGCGCTTGAAGCGCGCCATCAAGACGCTCTGGCTGGCGCTGGAGGAAATGGATGAGATGTGGATTCCGGTGCGTCACAACTGGCGCCTGAATGAGCGTCACTACGGCGCTCTACAGGGACTGAACAAAGCGGAAACCGCGAAGAAGTACGGCGAAGAGCAGGTACATATCTGGCGCCGCAGCTTTGATATTTCGCCGCCGGCGCTGGAGAAGAGCGACAAGCGCTATCCAGGTCACGAAGCCAAATTCGCCGATCTGAAGGCAGAGCAACTGCCGCTGACAGAAAGCCTGAAGGACACGATCGCACGATTTCTGCCGGCCTGGCACGAAGACATCGCACCGGAAATCAAAGCCGGACGCCGCGTCATCATTGCCGCCCACGGCAATAGCCTGCGCGCCCTGGTCAAGTACCTCGACAAGATCAGCGACGAGGAGATCCTGAACCTCAACATTCCTACCGGCAGCCCGCTGGTCTATGAGCTGGACGACGCGCTTCAGCCCATTCGAAACTACTATCTCAAGGATGCTGGTTGATGCTGTCGCGCCGGCCCGGCATCACCGCGGTCGGCGCCGCTATAGCGGCATGGATCTGGATCGGCTGCGCCCCACTGTCTGTTTTTGTGAACGACCGTCCGGATGCAAATCAGGAGCAGGTCGCAGGGAACCATGCGACGGCAGCGGGCGAGCAGCCCTTCTTTGTGCGCTACAGTTCCAGTACGCAGACGATCGAAATTGTTGAGGATCAAATTCGTCATACCTTGCGCCACGAGGCCTTTGACAACCCCGCCAGTCCGGTCCCTGCCTCCGTGCAGTTGCAAACGCGGCGCGCTACGCTCAACGCCGCACAGCGACAGGCGCTGGTCGCAACCATTCGCGACTCGGGATTTCTGGATCTGGGCCCCTCCTATGGCGCCGCCGAGGGCGAACGCTACTACCCCTATCGCCTTGAAGTCAATCTCGATGGGCGCGCCAACAATGTGCTCTTTCGCAGCAACCCGGCCTTTGAACGCGCGCCGCAGGCTTTTTCCCGGATCGAAGCAGCCTTAACCGAGCTGCTTGGCAGCATCCATGACTGGCGCGCAGACCGCTGATAGCTGCGTCAACGCAATGAGACTTTTCTGGACAGGCTGCTGGCCCTGGCACAACTGACCGGCAGCCAGAAACAGGAAATCTGCGCACTCCAATGAAGACTTTGCTGCAAATCTCACGCCTGAAAAAGTCCTACGGCGCACGCTTGCTTTTCGAGGATGCTACCGTATCTTTTCTGGAGCGCGAAAAACTTGCAGTCATCGGCCGCAATGGCGCCGGCAAATCAACCTTGTTTCGAATCCTGACAGGCCAGGAAGATGCGGATGCGGGAGAAGTGATTCGCAGTCGCAATTTGCGCCTGGCCTATCTGGAACAAAAGGATCCCTTTCAACCGGAAGAGACGGTGCTGGGTTTTCTGCAACGCTACAGCGGCGCAGAGGCCTGGCGCTGTGGCAAGGTAGCCGGACGTTTTGCGTTGAAGGGCGCCGACCTTGAAAAACGCATCGGCGATTTGCCCGGCGGACGACAGATGCGCGTCAAGCTGAGCGCGTTATTGCTGGGCGAGCCCAATCTGCTGTTGCTTGATGAACCAACCAACTACCTGGACCTGGGGACGCTGTTGTTGCTGGAACGATTCCTGGCCGGCTACTCCGGCGCCGCTCTGGTGATTTCTCACGATCGCGAGTTTCTCAAGCGCAGCACTGAAGCCACCCTCGAAATCGACGACGGAGGCATGTACTACTTTCCTGGAGAACTCGAGGACTACTTTGAGTTCAAAGAACAAAGACGCGAGGAGCTGGCGCGACAGAAGCGCAATGTCGAGGCGCGACGCCGCGAGATTCAGGACTTTGTCGATCGTAACCGGGCCAAGGCCAGCAAAGCGCGCCAGGCGCAGTCGCGCTTGAAAATGCTTGAGCGCCTGAGTCCAATCGAAATCAAGCACCGCACGCGCAACGTAGAAATGAAGCTGCCTGCGACCCGGCCGCGCAAGGGCCGGGTCCTGAGCATCGAGGCTCTATCCATAGGCTATGCGGAGCGGACGGTAGCCGAGGAAATTAGCCTCGAATTGAGCGGAAGCGTGCGCCTGGCGGCTCTGGGCGACAACGGCGCCGGGAAAACGACCCTCTTGCGCACCTTATCCGGTCTCCTGCCGC
This DNA window, taken from Leptospirales bacterium, encodes the following:
- a CDS encoding PilZ domain-containing protein; the protein is MPRSLLISGLILLLLPLFNYLAVSYHLLIPPQYPIKILSRLNLIELALMVLAIPVGIGLLRVKRWGWYSFLVFGVLLILYNIYALSTAVSRYNLVALLETCAAIAAIFVFVRRDIAAPYLRMYPRGWRFQRRVPVEFPVRVEGQSVVMRDASDRGVYVAWDAGRLSPGASLKLQFDLGGESFALDAGLVRIDADGCGIAFRNLSRSDARRLRSALQGASAAA
- the gpmA gene encoding 2,3-diphosphoglycerate-dependent phosphoglycerate mutase yields the protein MHKLVLIRHGESVWNKENLFTGWTDVPLSEKGVSEAMEAGRLLKAKGFSFDLAFTSRLKRAIKTLWLALEEMDEMWIPVRHNWRLNERHYGALQGLNKAETAKKYGEEQVHIWRRSFDISPPALEKSDKRYPGHEAKFADLKAEQLPLTESLKDTIARFLPAWHEDIAPEIKAGRRVIIAAHGNSLRALVKYLDKISDEEILNLNIPTGSPLVYELDDALQPIRNYYLKDAG
- a CDS encoding ABC-F family ATP-binding cassette domain-containing protein; the encoded protein is MKTLLQISRLKKSYGARLLFEDATVSFLEREKLAVIGRNGAGKSTLFRILTGQEDADAGEVIRSRNLRLAYLEQKDPFQPEETVLGFLQRYSGAEAWRCGKVAGRFALKGADLEKRIGDLPGGRQMRVKLSALLLGEPNLLLLDEPTNYLDLGTLLLLERFLAGYSGAALVISHDREFLKRSTEATLEIDDGGMYYFPGELEDYFEFKEQRREELARQKRNVEARRREIQDFVDRNRAKASKARQAQSRLKMLERLSPIEIKHRTRNVEMKLPATRPRKGRVLSIEALSIGYAERTVAEEISLELSGSVRLAALGDNGAGKTTLLRTLSGLLPPLSGKMRWVDGLRIGYYAQHVYQAINPEASVISAIESMAAPGVSPQQALDMAGAFLFSGDDAKKSVALLSGGERARVALAGLLLGRYDVLLLDEPTNHLDFDTVEALGLALAHYPGAIIFVSHDRTFVSLVATQILEIAGGRAALYPGTYPEYVFAAEQRLAAESEGVEAAAAPAAQAAALRPADNARDGHEMRKAQKQERSRNQKELAELERSIARLEQERAGIHDRLAGGAFSQEENTRLAALNAELEKKESRWLELEGRNVAPDAAKS